The following proteins are co-located in the Apium graveolens cultivar Ventura chromosome 5, ASM990537v1, whole genome shotgun sequence genome:
- the LOC141661267 gene encoding uncharacterized protein LOC141661267, with the protein MGERDEDDDDDMSSDESSDETDTSDFINHVKGEHQPLYPGCGRYTKMKALVQLYNLKVKHGMSDSCFSDILLLLGSLLPEGNNIPSSFNEAKKTLCELGMGYEKIHTCPNNCLLYHGDLDEEQTTCRVCKASRWKLNKKGDELEGVPAKVLWYFPLIPRLRNLFNTPHIAKDMTWHDTERQKDGKMRHPADSITWKDVDQKWPDFASETRNLRLALSSDGFNPFHGNRTDYSSWPILLSIYNLPPWLCMKRRYIMLCLLISGPTDPGNDIDVFLQPLIEDLQELWHGKQMYDTYKKESFMLRGILLWTISDYPALGNLSGNVIKGYNACTICIDETKATRLVNYRKTVIMRHRRWLPRNHPYRRQKSAFDNTVEKGVAPVPLTGEEVFQRVQHLRAHVFGKKQRQPRWKKGEPRPVWKKVSIFFQLEYWEFLPVRHVLDVMHIEKNICEALVGTLLNIPGKTKDRESVRLDMAEMGIRTELRPKTPGKKEKVLLASWNLTHAEKKQFAHHFLK; encoded by the coding sequence ATGGGTGAACGTGACGAGGACGACGACGATGATATGtcttctgatgaaagttctgacgAAACCGACACTTCTGATTTCATTAACCATGTTAAAGGTGAACATCAACCTCTTTATCCTGGATGTGGGAGGTACACTAAGATGAAAGCTCTGGTCCAGTTATACAACTTGAAAGTGAAGCATGGTATGTCTGATTCATGCTTCAGTGATATTCTGTTATTACTTGGCTCTTTACTTCCAGAAGGCAACAACATCCCTTCTTCCTTCAATGAAGCAAAAAAAACTTTATGTGAATTAGGAATGGGGTATGAAAAGATACACACATGTCCGAATAATTGTCTCTTATACCATGGCGATTTAGATGAAGAACAAACTACTTGTCGCGTATGTAAGGCCTCTAGATGGAAATTGAACAAAAAAGGAGATGAACTTGAAGGGGTCCCTGCTAAAGTTCTATGGTATTTCCCGCTGATACCAAGATTACGAAATTTATTCAATACACCTCACATTGCAAAGGACATGACGTGGCATGACACCGAGCGACAAAAGGATGGTAAAATGAGGCATCCGGCTGATTCAATAACATGGAAGGATGTCGACCAAAAATGGCCTGATTTTGCATCAGAGACTAGGAACCTTCGATTAGCTTTATCTTCCGATGGTTTCAATCCTTTTCATGGAAACCGTACTGATTACTCAAGCTGGCCTATTTTGCTATCAATTTATAACCTTCCTCCATGGCTTTGTATGAAGAGAAGGTATATTATGCTCTGCTTGTTAATATCTGGACCGACTGACCCTGGAAATGATATCGACGTGTTCCTTCAACCACTAATAGAAGATCTGCAAGAGTTGTGGCATGGGAAACAAATGTACGACACTTATAAGAAAGAGTCTTTCATGCTTAGGGGCATTTTATTATGGACAATAAGTGATTATCCTGCCTTAGGGAACTTGTCAGGAAATGTTATTAAAGGGTATAATGCGTGTACTATTTGTATTGATGAAACGAAAGCTACTAGGTTGGTTAATTACCGTAAGACGGTGATTATGAGGCATCGAAGATGGTTGCCCCGTAATCATCCTTATAGAAGGCAGAAATCAGCTTTTGATAACACTGTGGAGAAGGGGGTCGCCCCTGTTCCATTAACCGGAGAAGAGGTTTTTCAAAGAGTACAGCATTTAAGGGCCCATGTATTTGGAAAGAAACAACGGCAACCACGATGGAAGAAAGGTGAACCTAGACCTGTTTGGAAAAAGGTTTCAATATTCTTCCAACTTGAGTATTGGGAATTTTTGCCAGTTAGGCATGTTCTCGATGTGATGCACATCGAGAAAAATATATGCGAAGCCCTTGTTGGAACTTTACTAAATATTCCGGGGAAGACAAAAGATAGGGAATCTGTTCGTCTTGATATGGCTGAAATGGGAATAAGAACGGAGCTGAGACCTAAGACTcctggaaagaaagaaaaggtgCTGTTGGCATCATGGAACTTAACGCATGCAGAAAAAAAACAGTTTGCTCATCATTTCTTAAAATGA